GCTGGCCGCGGCCCCGCCCACGTACACCCGCGTGCGGCCGGCCGGGGCAAAGTTGCTGCCGCTAAGCGTGAGTACGTCGCCGGCTCTGCCCTTGCCTGGCCCCACGGCGTCAATGGTGGGCGGGTACCATACCGCAAAGGGCTGCGCGCTGCTGGCGGTGCCACCCAGCGTGCCCAGGCGTACCACGCTTTGGTGCGGGGCGCCGGCGGGCACCACCACCCGCAGCTCGGTGGCCGAGGCCTGCTGCACCATGGCTGGCACGCCCCCAAACCACACCGTATCGAGGGCGGCAAGGGGGGCAAAGTGCGCGCCCGCAAGGGTTACCAGCGCGCCGGGCTGGCCCTCGGGCGGTGCCACGCTCGTAATGGTGGGCGGCTGATACACCACAAAGCTTTGGGCGCTGAGGCCCTGGCCATCGGGGGTGGTTACGGCCACGGGCGCCGTTTGGGCGCCGGCCGGCACGCGCACCGTAAGGCTGGTGGCGCTGGCGCTCAGCACCACGGCGGGCGTGCTGCCAAAGTGCACCTGGTTGGCGGCCGGCGTGGGGGCAAAACGCTCGCCCGCCAGCGTTACCACCGTGCCGGCTTTGCCCTGCGCCGGCGTCACGGCCAGCACCGCCGGCGCGGCCACCACGGCCGGGTAGGCCAGCGCTACCGCGGGCTCCGGCACCAGCGGCACGTCAAAAATGCGGTTGGTGGTGGTGTTGGTGCGCACCGGCGGGTTGTAGTCGAAGTAAATGTCGGCGAAGTTCTCCACCAGGGTTTTGGGGGCGAGGCCGGCGCGGGGCTGCACCTCAAACTCCACAAAACCGTTGCTGCCGGGCTCGTCGCGCTGGGCGGGCGGCAGGCTTAGGTTGGCCAGCGTAAACGTGAGCACCGGCCGGCCGTGGCCGCTCAGGCGCCAGCGGTAAGGGTGCGAGGCTCCGGTTACGCGCAGGGTGCTCAGGTCGAGGTCGGCACCTAGGGTATCTACCACCTCCACGCGGTAAGCGTCGTCGGTGCCGGTGTTCTGAAAGCGCACGCGGTAACGCAGCGGCGTGTTGGTGGGCGTGTAGTGCTGGGCCGTTACCCCCGTCGGGAATACCAGCTTGTCGTTGGGGTCGAAGGAGTCGAGAATGGGCAGGCAGCTTTCGGCCACCTCGGGGCCGGGGTCGTTGGGCGGCAGGCTGTGCATGGCCTCGTTGGGCTGGCCCGGGGTGCTCAGGCCGCGCAGCTCCACGGTGGCGCTGGCCACGCGCTGCGTAGGGTGCCCGGCGGGCTGATCGGCTTCCAGGCGCACCACCGGCCGGCTGGCCGGCACCCGCAGCACCAGCGAGTCGCGGGCACCTAGGCGGTAGCGGTGCTGCAAAGCCAGCGCCCCGTTCTGAAACACCCGGAAGCTTAGGCTATCGGGCATAGCGCCCGGGCCGGCGTTGCGCAGCACAAAGCGCGCCGTGTTGCCGGCTTGCACCTGCCCCGTAATGGCTACCGAGGCTTTAACCCAATTGGGCGGGGCCGGGTAGGTGTTGGCTGGCGTAATCCAGGCGCGGGTGCACACCGTGCGGCCGCGCACCTCGGGGTTGTTGCAAGCCACCGAGTCTTGGATAACGATGCTGCCGCCCGCGTTGGCGGGCAGCGTACCTAGGGCAAACACGTAGCGGCCGGCTGCGTCGCGGGTGTAGGGCGCGCTGGCCCGTACCAGCACTACCTCGGGCGGCAGCGCCACCGTTACGGCCGCGTTGGGCGCGGCGGCAAAGCCGCTGTTGGCGTAGCTTACGGTGGTGGTGTTGCGGAAGCAGCGCCGGCGCCGGTCGGAGGCTACCTCCACGCGCAAGTAAGGCGCCGTGCTCACGTGGTGCGCAAAGTTGATACCGCTCGTGGCGTTGCCGTAGCTGCGGAACACCACGGGCGTCTGCGGGGCGCAGGGCAGGGGCGTAATGGTGCGGCCCACCTCGCCCACGGGCAGCAGCGGGCGCACGGTGTAGCGGCCCGTATCCACGGCCATAAAATAGTGGCCGCTTTCGTCGGTGAGGCCGTAGTAGTCGCCGGGCTCGGCCACCACGGCAATGCCCGGCAAGGGCTCCTCGCCGGCGTCGAACACGCAATTGTTGTTGGCGTCGTAGTACAATTGGCCCGAGAGCAGGTTGTGCGGCGGGCGCTGGCCCGCCGCGTAAAAGCGCACCACGTCGTTGGCGTAGATCATGGAGAGCAGGCGGCTACCGTCGCGCGATACCGATACGCGGCTGCCGTACGCGGGCATGGGCCGCTCGGCGCTGCCGTCGGCGGCATAAATAATGCCCCCGTGCACCGAGCTGACGAGGTACACGTTGCCGCGGCCGTCCACGTCGAGGTCGGCCTCGCACACGGTTACGGTGGGGTTGCCGGGCCAGGGGTACGAGGGACCGTACTGCTTCAGCAACCGCCCCGCGGGGTCGAACTTCTGCACCCGGCGGCCGTCGTAGTCGGCTACGTACACGTTGCCGCGCAAATCAACCGCTACCGCCTTGGGCGCCAGCACCTGCCCGTTGCCGGTGCCCCGCGTGGCAATGGTGCCCAGGGGCAGGCCCTGGGCGCTGAGCTTGCGCACCGTGCCGCCGTAGTAGTCGGCAATGTACAGGTTACCGGCAGCGTCGACGGCCAGGCCCGAAAAGCGTACATAGCCCCCGCCCGGCCCAAACGAAGTGATTTTGGAGACAAAGCGGCCCCGGGCGTCGAACTTCTGCAGCCTGGATTGCGAATCGGAGGTTTCGAGCACGTAGATGTTGCCGAGCGCATCTACGGCAAAGCCGCCGATGTATTGGCTGAACTGCCCGTCGCCGGTGCCTTGGCTGCCGAACTCCAGCACCAGCTCGCCGGCGGCGTTGTACTTGCGCACTTTGCCCCCGAATTCCTCTACGATGTACACGTTGCCGCTTTCGTCTTGCCGCACGTGCGAGTAGCGCGCGAGGTTGCCCCAGCGCCGCACCACGCGGCCGTCGGCCTCCAGCTGGTAAAGGTGGTCGGAGAGCACCTGGTGGGTAAACACGGTGGCGTACATGCGGCCGCCCCGGCCGCGCGCCAGCGCCGTGCGCGTGCTGCTCGTGAAATCGTAGGGCCCGGCCAGCGCCGTGAGGTACTGGCCCGTGGCGCTGAAGCGCATGGCCTGCATCTGCGAGCCGCTTACCACCAGCTCGCCCCGGGCCGTTACCAGCAAGTGGCTGGTGCGGTAGTAGCTCACCCACGGGCTGCCGCTCGGCGCGCCCAGCGGAAACTCGCTGAGCAGCTGGCCCGTAGCGGCCGACAGCTTGATGATGGCAAAATCCTGCCGCAGCACGTACAGCGCGCCGCTGGCGTCCACGTCTACATCGGTCAGGCCGCCGTTGTAGGGCAGGTTGGCGGCTTTGTATGCGAAGCGCAGGCGACCGTTCGGGTCGAAGCTTTGCACCCGCTGCGTGTAGCTGTCGATGGCGTACACGTTGCCGACGGCATCAACGCACAACGACTCGATTTGCTCGAACTGCCCCGGGCCGCTGCCCGGCCCGCCAAACTCCAGCACCAGCTGCCCGGCCGGGTCGTACTTCCGGATGATGGTGCCCGTGGAGCGGTACGAGCCCACGTAGAGGTTGCCGGCGGCATCGGCGCCCAGGCAGCTGCCGTACACCGCCTGGCCGGTGCTGGTGCGCAGCGCAATGGTGGCCAGGTGGCGCCCCGTCGAGTCGAGCTTTTCCACGTCGCCCCGGTTAAGCACGTACACGTAGCCGCGGCCGTCGGTGGCTACGTCGAACGGCCCGTCGATGGGCGTGCCCATCAATTTTTCGAAGCGGTACGCGGGCCCAAACTGGGCCAGGCCCGGCAAGGCGCCCAGCAGCAAGGCTAGTGCGAGTAATAGTTTTTGCATCGGCAGGCAACGAGGATAGCTAACAGGCATTTAGCCCAATCAAAGCCTGAAAGTACGGCCCCACCCGCACGAAAACGCCAACGTGATAGGACTTTTTGAAGCTGATTTGCTTCCCGGGGCCTCGCTGCCAGCTCCCATGCCCGGCTCCGGCTCAGGCCACCTAGGGCGCGCGGGTTGGGTACGTAGCCAAACAGCCACCCGGCCCGGGGGCTAGGTGGCTGTTTGGCGGTGAGCGGTGAGAGGCACTTTGGGCAGCGCGCGGCCGCGGTGGCTACGCCGGGTGTTGGGCGTGCAGCTGCTGCAGCCGGGCGTGGGTTTGGCGGGCGTGGGCGTACTGCCGCTCAATTTCGGCACCCAAGGCACCTAGGAGCGCAGGCTCGCGCAGGGCTTTTTCGTAGGCTTTCAGGGCCCACTCTTCGCCGTAAATGTTGTCGGCCAGAATGGCCTTTTCGCCGTGGCCGGTAAGGGCGGCTTTGGCCTGCATCCAGCCGCGGTACAGCTTGCCTTTGCGGGTGGTGCCGTGCTCGTACTCGGCGGCTTTATCGCGCAGGTAAGTATTTAGGCGTGTGGCAAACTCGTGGCTTTTGCCCGCCAGCTCGTGGTAGTAGCCGCGCAGTTCGGCGTCGCGGCTTTCGTGGTGGGCGCGGCGGTAGCCATCCACGCGGTCGTTCACAAACAACAGCAACTCGTGTAGGGCTTTGGCCTGCTTGCGGCTGCGTTTCTGCACGCGCTTGGCGGCTTTGGCCTTGCCGCCCCCGCGCAGCAGCAGCCAGCCACCTAGGGCTAGGGCGCCACCAGCAAGTAGTTTTTGCGGGG
The sequence above is drawn from the Hymenobacter sp. YIM 151858-1 genome and encodes:
- a CDS encoding DUF7619 domain-containing protein — translated: MQKLLLALALLLGALPGLAQFGPAYRFEKLMGTPIDGPFDVATDGRGYVYVLNRGDVEKLDSTGRHLATIALRTSTGQAVYGSCLGADAAGNLYVGSYRSTGTIIRKYDPAGQLVLEFGGPGSGPGQFEQIESLCVDAVGNVYAIDSYTQRVQSFDPNGRLRFAYKAANLPYNGGLTDVDVDASGALYVLRQDFAIIKLSAATGQLLSEFPLGAPSGSPWVSYYRTSHLLVTARGELVVSGSQMQAMRFSATGQYLTALAGPYDFTSSTRTALARGRGGRMYATVFTHQVLSDHLYQLEADGRVVRRWGNLARYSHVRQDESGNVYIVEEFGGKVRKYNAAGELVLEFGSQGTGDGQFSQYIGGFAVDALGNIYVLETSDSQSRLQKFDARGRFVSKITSFGPGGGYVRFSGLAVDAAGNLYIADYYGGTVRKLSAQGLPLGTIATRGTGNGQVLAPKAVAVDLRGNVYVADYDGRRVQKFDPAGRLLKQYGPSYPWPGNPTVTVCEADLDVDGRGNVYLVSSVHGGIIYAADGSAERPMPAYGSRVSVSRDGSRLLSMIYANDVVRFYAAGQRPPHNLLSGQLYYDANNNCVFDAGEEPLPGIAVVAEPGDYYGLTDESGHYFMAVDTGRYTVRPLLPVGEVGRTITPLPCAPQTPVVFRSYGNATSGINFAHHVSTAPYLRVEVASDRRRRCFRNTTTVSYANSGFAAAPNAAVTVALPPEVVLVRASAPYTRDAAGRYVFALGTLPANAGGSIVIQDSVACNNPEVRGRTVCTRAWITPANTYPAPPNWVKASVAITGQVQAGNTARFVLRNAGPGAMPDSLSFRVFQNGALALQHRYRLGARDSLVLRVPASRPVVRLEADQPAGHPTQRVASATVELRGLSTPGQPNEAMHSLPPNDPGPEVAESCLPILDSFDPNDKLVFPTGVTAQHYTPTNTPLRYRVRFQNTGTDDAYRVEVVDTLGADLDLSTLRVTGASHPYRWRLSGHGRPVLTFTLANLSLPPAQRDEPGSNGFVEFEVQPRAGLAPKTLVENFADIYFDYNPPVRTNTTTNRIFDVPLVPEPAVALAYPAVVAAPAVLAVTPAQGKAGTVVTLAGERFAPTPAANQVHFGSTPAVVLSASATSLTVRVPAGAQTAPVAVTTPDGQGLSAQSFVVYQPPTITSVAPPEGQPGALVTLAGAHFAPLAALDTVWFGGVPAMVQQASATELRVVVPAGAPHQSVVRLGTLGGTASSAQPFAVWYPPTIDAVGPGKGRAGDVLTLSGSNFAPAGRTRVYVGGAAASVLQASPASLQVRVPGGAQSGPVRVETPGGTATSAASFVFVPAPLITDVQPRQGTVGERVTLTARHLRADAQPDTVWLGQLAAPVVASTPGTLVVQVPRGARTGAFVVGGSGGRSNASPAFEVRALSPDEAIALYPNPTHGTATLDWHRADFDLGELRVYNAVGALVLSRQLGHETTPALELNLAAQRPGLYLLVLQTARGRVLKRLTRY
- a CDS encoding PA2169 family four-helix-bundle protein, with product MNQPTDNRLPDDATSQPVANQGASSLGAPQSSSGQEANAAGQPWLDKAANLLKSGNAQDLIRQATKSSVDTWRQLTTPQKLLAGGALALGGWLLLRGGGKAKAAKRVQKRSRKQAKALHELLLFVNDRVDGYRRAHHESRDAELRGYYHELAGKSHEFATRLNTYLRDKAAEYEHGTTRKGKLYRGWMQAKAALTGHGEKAILADNIYGEEWALKAYEKALREPALLGALGAEIERQYAHARQTHARLQQLHAQHPA